The proteins below are encoded in one region of Pseudomonas entomophila L48:
- the truB gene encoding tRNA pseudouridine(55) synthase TruB: protein MAQVKRIRRNVSGIILLDKPLGFTSNAALQKVRWLLNAEKAGHTGSLDPLATGVLPLCFGEATKFSQYLLDSDKGYETVMQMGQTTSTADAEGEVLQTREVTVGRADIEAVIPRFRGDILQVPPMYSALKRDGQPLYKLARAGEVVEREARSVTIGRLELLECEGTRARLSVGCSKGTYIRTLVEDIGEALGCGAYVAELRRTQAGPFALAQTVTLEELEQAHAEGGNEALDRFLMPSDSGLQDWPLVLLSEHSAFYWLHGQAVRAPDAPQFGMVRVQDHNGRFIGIGEVSEDGRIAPRRLIRSE from the coding sequence GTGGCCCAGGTCAAACGTATCCGCCGCAACGTCAGCGGCATCATCCTGCTCGACAAGCCGTTGGGGTTCACCTCCAACGCTGCCTTGCAGAAAGTTCGCTGGTTGCTCAATGCGGAAAAGGCCGGCCACACCGGCAGCCTCGATCCGCTGGCCACCGGCGTGCTGCCGCTGTGCTTTGGCGAGGCGACCAAGTTCTCCCAGTACCTGCTCGATTCCGACAAGGGCTACGAGACGGTCATGCAGATGGGGCAGACCACCAGCACCGCGGACGCCGAAGGCGAAGTCCTGCAGACCCGCGAGGTGACCGTTGGTCGCGCCGATATCGAGGCTGTGATCCCGCGTTTCCGGGGCGACATCCTGCAGGTACCGCCGATGTACTCGGCCCTCAAGCGTGATGGCCAGCCGTTGTACAAGCTGGCGCGTGCAGGAGAGGTAGTGGAGCGCGAGGCGCGTTCTGTTACTATTGGCCGCTTGGAGTTGCTCGAGTGCGAAGGCACCCGTGCGCGGCTGTCGGTTGGATGCAGCAAAGGCACCTATATCCGCACGCTGGTCGAGGATATCGGTGAGGCGCTGGGCTGCGGAGCCTACGTCGCCGAACTGCGTCGTACCCAGGCCGGCCCCTTCGCGCTGGCACAGACCGTGACGCTCGAGGAACTCGAACAGGCCCACGCAGAGGGTGGCAACGAAGCGCTCGACCGCTTCCTGATGCCGTCCGACAGCGGGCTGCAGGACTGGCCGCTGGTGCTGTTGTCCGAGCACAGTGCGTTCTACTGGCTGCATGGCCAGGCGGTACGCGCGCCGGACGCGCCGCAGTTTGGCATGGTCCGCGTACAGGATCACAATGGTCGCTTCATCGGTATCGGTGAAGTGAGCGAAGACGGGCGCATTGCGCCACGTCGGCTGATTCGGTCGGAATGA
- the rpsO gene encoding 30S ribosomal protein S15 codes for MALSVEEKAQIVAEYQQAAGDTGSPEVQVALLTANINKLQGHFKANEKDHHSRRGLIRMVNQRRKLLDYLKGKDTTRYSALIGRLGLRR; via the coding sequence ATGGCCCTCAGCGTTGAAGAAAAAGCTCAGATCGTTGCCGAATACCAGCAAGCCGCCGGCGATACCGGTAGCCCGGAAGTGCAGGTTGCTCTGCTGACCGCCAACATCAACAAGCTGCAAGGCCACTTCAAGGCCAACGAAAAAGACCACCACTCCCGTCGTGGTCTGATCCGTATGGTCAACCAGCGTCGTAAGCTGCTGGACTACCTGAAGGGCAAGGACACCACTCGTTACAGCGCCCTGATCGGTCGCCTGGGCCTGCG